Part of the Pseudomonadota bacterium genome is shown below.
TGTAAACCAACACCTGAAGAGCGTAGTGCGGGAAATCCGCACGCTACGTTCTGTGGGAGCCGGGGGCGGGTGACCGCCTCCGGCGACCCGGTGGGTGCCGGGTAACCGGTATCCCTACCGCGACCCAGCTCGTAACGGAAGAGCCAGTGTTCCCCCCAGGCGCTGGGGGGATGAAACCGTTGGTTTACCGGCCGCCGGGGCGTACCCTTCCCTGGGTGCTGACGGGTCCCCGGCGGCCTACGGAAAGAGGCCGGACAGATCGACGGGACACCCCGGCAGCTCAGCAGGCGCGAGCATTCCCGGTGCTGCGAGTATGCGGCATTCGAGATAACCCGATGCCGAGGGCGAGGTGTAGACGTGTAAACGCCTGTCTTCGAGATCGACGAGCCACACCTCTGGGATACTGTGACGGGCGTAGAGCGGGATCTTGACGTCACGATCGTAGACCAGCCTCGTGTCGGCGACCTCGATGATGAGTAGGATATCTCCCGGTAGCGGGTGGCCCGACCGGTAGAAGTCCTGGCGAGGACGAAGCAACGCGAGATCCGGCTCGGGCTCCGAGTGCTCGGGCAGAACGACGGGCGATTGTACCAGCACGATGGCGCGATCCCCGAGCGCCCTTACCAGTAGACGGTTCAAGGCCATGACCCGTTCCCGTATGCCCGCTACCGATCGGCGCCATATCGATGATCTCCCCTTCGATCAGCTCCACGCGGTCGTCTTCCTGAAAGATCCCCACCTCAGCCATGCGATGGAAGTCCGCGACCGTGAGCCGGTGCCTGGTCGTAATAGGTGTCGCAATGGTGGCCATCGTGCCGACTCCTTCCTCATAGATTCTCACGTACACCGTAGCAAGGCGCACGCGAGGGGGCAAGCACGAGCAATCCGTGTGAGACCCAGAGGTGCGGCGGGAAACCTATGCGGGTGTGTGACCGAATGTATGGCCGGCATACTGTCGATTCGTACCGAACGGCCTCACGAAGCTGTTCGCCGCCGCCACGGGGTTGAACTGGCCTGCACGAACTTTGCCGCAGGCCTCGCAGTCATACCACGGAGATGAGCATGTGCCCCCACGCCCAATTGGCCACAGAGGTAGCGAGTGCCGTCCTGGCCAGCACACCCGCATTTCGCATCGACCCCGGTGACCCGAGGCGACTACAGTTGCACAACGCGCTGGGCGAGCGGGTATCCATGGCGCTCGAGCCCGTTCGCGCCGAGATAAAGCCCCCGAGCGCCAGGCGTTATTTCGCCGGCGTCGAGACACGAGCCGAGCTCCTTGGCGCTTATCGAGAAGCAAGCCGGGCCCTGCCTTTCGAGATGGACCTACCGGAAGCCAGACGCCGGGTGCACCCCTACGCTACCGAGTTCCTGCACGGGCTCTTCGACGACGCCTGTGCCGTTCTCGAAGACCGCGACGCCGCCCGCATCGCCCGCTGGGTCCAGGATTTCGACATCTACGTGGCTGTCAAGGCCGTCGAGTCGCTGTTGAACAGCAAGGCCGATCTGGCGCTCCTCGAGATCGCCGAGGCGCGCGGCTGGTGCGTCCACTTCGACCACCTCGCCATCCGCTGTGGCAGTGAGGAGACGGGCGATGCCGAGCGCGTCGCAGGGCTCTTGACCGGCGAGCACGGCTATGTCGCATCGCAGGTCCCGGGCGAGGACTTCTATCGTTTCGCCGACGGCTGGAGCGCCTATCTGCTCTACAAGATGCTCGACAACGGGCAGGCGCTGCGGCTCTTCATCGACCAGTCCGATGCCGGCCATCCCACCCAGATCATCCAGCACTGGAACCACCTCTACGGTTACACGGCGCATCACCTCGCGATCCGGGCCACGCGGCCGCCGCTTTCGAATGTAGGTCAGCTCGGAGCGCGGGTGGCGGTGACGTTGGAGGAGCTTTGCGATGCCCTGGCGGAGCGCGGGATCAGGGTCATGGAGGCGACCGGGCATTACACGGAGGGACTGCTGTTACAGGTCTTCGCCCGCCCCGAGCGCACCCCGCGCATCCCTAGAGCGATCACGGAAGGGCTCGCCCGCCTCTGCGCCGGTCTCGAAACCAAGATCCAGAACGGCAAGCTCCTGGAACTCGTCGCGCGGCGCGAGATGCCGCCGGAGCTCGCAGAGCGGTTCTTCCAG
Proteins encoded:
- a CDS encoding Uma2 family endonuclease; amino-acid sequence: MALNRLLVRALGDRAIVLVQSPVVLPEHSEPEPDLALLRPRQDFYRSGHPLPGDILLIIEVADTRLVYDRDVKIPLYARHSIPEVWLVDLEDRRLHVYTSPSASGYLECRILAAPGMLAPAELPGCPVDLSGLFP